The Cyprinus carpio isolate SPL01 chromosome A9, ASM1834038v1, whole genome shotgun sequence genome window below encodes:
- the LOC109070166 gene encoding C-X-C chemokine receptor type 4-B: MEFYDHIFFDNSSDSGSGDFDFDELCDLKVGNDFQKIFLPVVYGIIFVLGIIGNGLVVLVMGFQKKSKNMTDKYRLHLSIADLLFVLTLPFWAVDAASGWHFGGFLCVTVNMIYTLNLYSSVLILAFISLDRYLAVVRATNSQNFRRVLAEKVIYLGVWLPASLLTVPDLVFAKVHDTGMNTICELTYPLQGNTVWKAVFRFQHIFVGFLLPGLIILTCYCIIISKLSKNSKGQALKRKALKTTVILILCFFICWLPYCAGILVDTLVMLNVISHSCFLEQGLEKWIFFTEALAYFHCCLNPILYAFLGVKFSKSARNALSISSRSSHKMLTKKRGPISSVSTESESSSVLSS; the protein is encoded by the exons ATGGAGTTTTACGAC CACATTTTTTTCGACAACAGCTCAGACTCAGGGTCTGGAGACTTTGACTTTGACGAACTCTGTGACCTGAAAGTAGGCAATGACTTCCAAAAGATCTTCCTCCCTGTTGTATATGGGATTATATTTGTCCTGGGAATCATTGGCAATGGACTTGTTGTGCTTGTGATGGGCTTCCAAAAGAAGTCAAAGAACATGACAGACAAGTACAGGTTGCACCTCTCTATCGCCGATCTTCTGTTTGTTCTCACTTTACCCTTTTGGGCTGTGGATGCGGCCAGCGGATGGCATTTTGGGGGATTTCTGTGTGTCACTGTCAATATGATCTACACTCTGAATTTGTACAGCAGCGTGCTGATTCTGGCCTTCATCAGCCTGGATAGGTATCTGGCAGTTGTCCGTGCCACAAACAGCCAGAACTTTAGGAGGGTGCTTGCAGAAAAGGTGATCTACCTTGGAGTTTGGCTCCCGGCGAGCCTACTCACCGTGCCCGATCTGGTGTTCGCTAAAGTCCACGACACGGGCATGAATACGATCTGCGAGCTTACCTACCCGCTCCAAGGGAACACGGTGTGGAAGGCTGTGTTCCGCTTCCAACACATCTTCGTTGGCTTTTTGCTGCCTGGTCTGATCATTCTGACATGTTACTGTATCATCATCTCAAAACTGTCCAAGAACTCCAAAGGTCAGGCCCTGAAGAGGAAGGCTCTGAAGACAACTGTCATCCTCATCCTCTGCTTCTTCATCTGTTGGTTGCCTTATTGTGCCGGCATCCTAGTGGACACTCTGGTGATGTTGAATGTCATTTCTCACAGCTGTTTCCTGGAGCAGGGTCTGGAGAAATGGATCTTCTTTACTGAGGCGTTAGCATACTTCCATTGCTGTCTCAACCCCATCCTTTATGCTTTCCTGGGAGTCAAGTTCAGTAAATCTGCCCGTAACGCTCTGAGCATCAGCAGTAGATCAAGTCACAAGATGTTGACCAAGAAAAGAGGTCCAATATCATCAGTATCTACGGAGTCAGAGTCATCCAGTGTCCTGTCCAGTTAA